A window of the Phaseolus vulgaris cultivar G19833 chromosome 5, P. vulgaris v2.0, whole genome shotgun sequence genome harbors these coding sequences:
- the LOC137834983 gene encoding LOB domain-containing protein 4-like produces MKESGRKQGTMSPCAACKLLRRRCTRDCVFAPYFPADEPQKFGSVHKVFGASNVNKMLQELPEHQRSDAVSSMVYEANARVRDPVYGCVGAISSLQQQVDVLQTQLAQAQAEVVHMRMRQLSPPPSDQHHHQASLMAPEPSNSSSENLFQSSRVLSAQTKSLFGMEMVVDQAMMGQSLWSY; encoded by the exons ATGAAAGAGAGTGGTAGAAAACAAGGTACCATGTCGCCATGTGCGGCCTGCAAGCTTCTTCGAAGGAGGTGCACGAGGGATTGTGTGTTTGCTCCTTATTTCCCTGCTGATGAACCCCAGAAGTTTGGCAGTGTGCACAAGGTTTTCGGGGCTAGCAATGTGAACAAAATGCTACAG GAATTACCTGAGCACCAAAGAAGTGATGCAGTGAGTTCAATGGTATATGAAGCAAATGCAAGGGTGAGGGACCCTGTGTATGGATGTGTGGGAGCCATTTCCTCTCTGCAGCAACAAGTTGATGTGCTCCAAACCCAATTGGCGCAGGCACAAGCAGAGGTTGTTCACATGAGAATGCGGCAACTGTCACCACCACCATCAGATCAACACCACCACCAAGCCTCCCTAATGGCACCTGAGCCCTCCAATTCATCATCAGAAAACTTGTTCCAATCTAGCAGGGTATTGTCTGCACAAACCAAGTCTCTTTTTGGCATGGAGATGGTGGTTGACCAGGCTATGATGGGGCAATCCTTGTGGTCATACTAG